One Candidatus Bathyarchaeia archaeon genomic window, CAAGGCGGATTTGGAGGTCGAATATCTGACTCCGAGTGCTCAGGCCTAAAAGGGACCATTAGCTCCCCAGCTACCGTGCGATTGGTATAAGGAAGATGGAGATAGTGTTTCAGAGCTGTCCAGAACATTCATTAGGAAACGTGACTGCTCAACGAACGAGAAACAGCCAATGCCCCGTAGAGTTTTCATCTCTACTGCTTACGAAGACGTCAACCAAGCTCGCGGATTCAAGCTTCTTCAATGGAACCCGAATGTTGATTTCGAGTTCGTAACCCGTGACCTGCTCAGTCCAGTAGACAGCCGGGACCCGCAGTACATCAAATCAAGTATCAGGGAACGATTGAATGGTACTTCGGTAACATCCGTTCTAATCGGGCAGACAACTCATCAAAGTACCTGGGTTCCTTGGGAAATCGAGGAGAGCGTTGTGAGGGGTAACGGAATAATAGGAATCCGACTCAAGGGTCAAGACGATGCGCCTATTCCGCAAGCATTGAAAGATGCCGGTGCAAAAGTAATCAACTGGGACCCTGATACATTCTCCGATGAGATAGAGAAGGCGGCTTTAATCGCAGGGAGGCCTGAACTTGGTCCAGCCCCCGCACGTTCGGTGAGCGCAAGTGGATGTAGGTAGTATTCAGAAAAGCCTCCTTGCCTTCCAGTAGGTATGCTCTCCGCTAATTCTACCTTCGACGTTGGAAACCAGCTTCTCAAGATTCTCCTGTGAGTCGGCTTCTCGTGCTACTGACTCGTAACCCGCGAGGTCGTGGGCTATCAAACCGTATGACTGCGAGAGTTCTCGGTAACTTTTCGCGTTCATCCAGGATATCCCGCTGGTTGCCAGAGTTGCGACAATACCTGCAGGGCTGAATGGAAACCCAGGAAACAACGTGAACAATAGCGCCATCACTCCGGACCCGCCCTGTAACACGAAAGTTGCCGCGAACCATTTGCTATAGGATTTGGAGTTTGAGACCGCCTTCTTCGAATACCAATCTTTCTGGTCCTGAATGCGGCCCATAACATAGAGGTCACGTCGCTCTCCAACAGACTTGTTGCGCTGGTCCAGCATGAATTGAGATATTTCAGTCCCTTGCACGGGCGTAGACCCAGCCACAAGCCTTGCATTCTGTTGCTCTTTGAGCATCTGCTGAACGTCCGCAACGAAATGCTCGATTACGGTGGACGTATCTGCAGAATCCTGATAGGGAGACACCTTCATCATGAATCTCCACATCTGGACCTTCACTGACTCCGCAACCGCTCTACTCACGAACCATCTTCTATCGTACCTC contains:
- a CDS encoding DUF4231 domain-containing protein → MERSNYPATYRAMSEASANSQRTHFRLLKLQVAILFSIVMISAVNWQLFPAFRTVSIVAASFLIVLTFVQLFAQIQRYDRRWFVSRAVAESVKVQMWRFMMKVSPYQDSADTSTVIEHFVADVQQMLKEQQNARLVAGSTPVQGTEISQFMLDQRNKSVGERRDLYVMGRIQDQKDWYSKKAVSNSKSYSKWFAATFVLQGGSGVMALLFTLFPGFPFSPAGIVATLATSGISWMNAKSYRELSQSYGLIAHDLAGYESVAREADSQENLEKLVSNVEGRISGEHTYWKARRLF
- a CDS encoding TIR domain-containing protein: MPRRVFISTAYEDVNQARGFKLLQWNPNVDFEFVTRDLLSPVDSRDPQYIKSSIRERLNGTSVTSVLIGQTTHQSTWVPWEIEESVVRGNGIIGIRLKGQDDAPIPQALKDAGAKVINWDPDTFSDEIEKAALIAGRPELGPAPARSVSASGCR